The proteins below come from a single Plasmodium vivax scf_6804 genomic scaffold, whole genome shotgun sequence genomic window:
- a CDS encoding variable surface protein Vir12-related (encoded by transcript PVX_024685A): MLYDDFYVKDSKSNFINECNALDNHEKTHKGVKELCMKLVSSLDKLSKMETISQERKDRCDYLSYWLYDEIGKIYNVHSSKINTVQFVKDLIGVGNEVNKKNIKNNTCTIKTDSSISLDEWKKRKYFYIYFKKHNELSSDVNRSNNYKCSKHNKYLKSIDSLYKTYYKATCTGWFFGGNTDYFKCDTNLNPNVLLPKVEKCQVSRSSSGGGGGFFGSWFGLSSSRGSTASQAGVTRQTQASASAGKAGPQAQETRAGNVGSTQDAKLAAVPRESKATPINMERQPIPEKLTGPSIEQNQQVQLQHVPNSYTGLDTLPDGSSGSSDFLKSTHEILKSEYFRHAVVGASIIGVVIFLFYFFKSTPIRSQTSRRDKKKRELENNYYDEYEEELPRYGSQQSFAESQMSEAYLPYQPRRDSYY, translated from the exons ATGTTGTATGATGATTTCTATGTAAAGGACAGTAAATCTAATTTTATCAATGAATGTAATGCTTTGGATAATCATGAAAAAACTCATAAGGGCGTGAAGGAACTTTGCATGAAGCTTGTAAGTTCTTTGGATAAACTatccaaaatggaaacgaTATCACAAGAACGTAAGGATCGTTGTGATTATTTATcttattggttatatgatgaaataggtaaaatatataatgttcaCTCGTCTAAAATAAATACGGTGCAGTTTGTTAAAGATCTTATTGGTGTCGGAAATGAggtcaataaaaaaaatattaaaaataacacgTGCACCATAAAAACTGATAGTTCTATTAGTTTagatgaatggaaaaaaaggaaatatttttatatttattttaaaaaacataatgaGCTTAGCAGTGATGTTAATCGATCGAATAACTATAAATGTAGTAAGCATAATAAATATCTTAAAAGTATtgattcattatataaaacgTATTATAAGGCTACATGTACTGGATGGTTCTTTGGTGGTAATACTGATTACTTTAAGTGTGATACAAATTTAAATCCAAATGTACTCTTGCCTAAAGTTGAAAAATGTCAAGTATCTCGTAGTAGTAGTGGTGGTGGAGGTGGTTTTTTTGGGAGTTGGTTCGGTTTGTCCAGTTCACGTGGATCAACCGCAAGTCAAGCAGGTGTAACACGTCAAACGCAGGCAAGTGCTAGTGCTGGAAAAGCTGGACCACAAGCACAGGAAACACGTGCAGGAAACGTCGGATCCACACAAGATGCGAAATTAGCAGCTGTACCAAGAGAAAGTAAAGCAACCCCAATAAATATGGAACGTCAGCCCATACCAGAAAAACTAACTGGACCCTCTATTGAACAAAATCAACAAGTTCAACTACAGCATGTGCCTAATAGTTATACTGGACTTGATACATTACCTGATGGTAGTTCTGGCTCCTCTGATTTTCTTAAAAGCACACATGAAATATTGAAATCAGAGTATTTTCGACATGCAGTCGTGGGGGCTTCAATAATTGGAGTAGttatcttcctcttctaTTTCTTTAAA TCAACACCGATAAGGTCTCAAACAAGTAGAAGggataagaagaaaagagaACTTGAGAATAATTACTACGATgaatatgaagaagaattaCCAAGATATGGATCACAGCAGTCATTCGCAGAGTCGCAAATGAGCGAAGCATATTTGCCATATCAGCCTAGGCGTGATTCGTATTATTAA